In the Malus domestica chromosome 16, GDT2T_hap1 genome, one interval contains:
- the NAC22 gene encoding NAC transcription factor 25-like (The RefSeq protein has 2 substitutions compared to this genomic sequence), whose amino-acid sequence MERINFVKNGVLRLPPGFRFHPTDEELVLQYLRRKVYSCPLPASIIPEVDVCKADPWDLPGDCAQERYFFSTREAKYPNGNRSNRATSSGYWKATGLDKQIVTCRGGQVVGMKKTLVFYRGKPPHGTRTDWIMHEYRFVLPENPASIAPPEKNATQSPVVPMDDWVLCRIFLKKRGGKNEEQQVQQPSCDVRKPKNSRPVFYDFMTKDRANLSLAPCSSSSGSSGITDVVSSEHVDNDHEESSSSNSLGLIRRKQ is encoded by the exons ATGGAGAGGATTAATTTTGTGAAGAATGGTGTGCTGAGATTGCCTCCCGGTTTTCGATTCCACCCGACGGACGAGGAGCTTGTTCTACAGTACTTGCGGCGCAAGGTTTACTCCTGCCCCTTGCCTGCCTCCATCATCCCGGAGGTTGATGTCTGTAAGGCCGACCCTTGGGATTTGCCAG gTGATTGTGCGCAAGAGAGGTACTTCTTCAGCACTAGGGAGGCCAAGTACCCCAATGGGAACCGATCGAACAGAGCGACGAGCTCTGGTTACTGGAAGGCGACCGGATTGGACAAGCAGATTGTGACTTGCAGGGGCGGCCAAGTCGTGGGGATGAAGAAAACTCTGGTTTTTTATAGAGGAAAGCCTCCCCATGGCACTAGGACCGATTGGATTATGCACGAATACCGCTTTGTTTTGCCCGAAAATCCGGCCTCCATTGCCCCACCGGAAAAGAATGCAACCCAA AGCCCTGTGGTGCCAATGGACGACTGGGTTCTTTGCCgcatattttttaagaaaaggGGAGGCAAAAATGAGGAGCAGCAAGTTCAACAGCCCTCCTGCGATGTTCGAAAACCCAAGAACTCGAGGCCTGTTTTCTACGATTTCATGACGAAAGACAGGGCAAATTTGAGCCTTGCACCTTGTTCTTCCTCCTCAGGGTCGAGTGGAATCACAGATGTGGTTTCTAGTGAGCAAGTAGACAATGATCACGAAGAAAGCAGTAGTTCCAATAGTTTAGGTTTAATTAGAAGAAAACAGTAG
- the LOC103403206 gene encoding uncharacterized protein translates to MAGAFWGTRVLEIVKKHDSGGLVWKRIKLTTTRKANAKKRLLRVWQNEAVLRACAETPSQSSGAATVGVSEKENTGSQ, encoded by the exons atggcgGGTGCGTTTTGGGGGACGCGAGTGCTGGAGATAGTGAAGAAGCACGACTCCGGCGGTCTTGTTTGGAAGAGAATAAAGCTGACCACCACCCGTAAAGCCAACGCCAAGAAGCGCCTCCTCCGCGTTTGGCAG AATGAAGCTGTCCTGAGGGCATGTGCAGAAACACCTTCACAGTCATCTGGTGCTGCTACTGTTGGAGTGTCTGAGAAAGAAAACACAGGTAGCCAATAA